Proteins co-encoded in one Carassius auratus strain Wakin unplaced genomic scaffold, ASM336829v1 scaf_tig00215268, whole genome shotgun sequence genomic window:
- the LOC113094170 gene encoding proteoglycan 4-like translates to MFSSCPLCNLDYKNLSQHLKVTHLVKNREELRLLLAYSSGRFKGNEDLVCQICDLPCKRLDRHLAIVHKLDTTDLQDELVRSKQRVIIKTLQKLTCSNANPPLVTKPEELGKAVDTSGGGEPNPSEDGVEDRDAGKKLTKILAENKDLKLQISVLRQRIKVLESRLTVQVVRKKFDKKKPNQSSETQFDTILMTYEKFLRGPFPTPKRSQNARQRVETVRQFLNYAFKMSPTCKWDSILNEEVFFGFVKMLKEHKYRATTMVHKFVDLSNFFKWVKEASPDGVRVSKKALKRALLIIKMCNKEETKNMQAWQQEVHLMKSENLLDPAAHAEFIRAASEVLPNILEKLQHGESHLDLFFGLLGGVMIATSGHRPGVIMNLTVEEFQASKEGRDGHAIFIKKHKTSATFGHAILPITKGEFNCMAEFLKLRKSFEGSQSPHFFFNSKGGVYKGLLKAFMAAWEFLGLPKPAPTFMALRTSMSTQVQKHLSHKEVQNATALMCHKPQTAMKFYKAYCSVEEALELRKTMSNSIQLSRKQMVESGSSLMSNKGLVEDCDERSVCPVETMETVKSVALQCTAKAVKSKQGDQETETVIPQGRRPHQDEESVSVEAIGVFSSGADEKTQEPTEETVFVSDNGNTVEATTTSSTAEQEELIKSPPANKICGRQRRAAQTSKKEMAKAPAVLSLIEEENLSEEVFDQPAVDTSPHLPVTEEHTETMVKSVRGNRNTKQSKMTVVVEVHRVADPEPSVAVVSSREHNAVTKAKSEVTENVASSEKPVKPVKHTRRTAKAPGSKKENTIAQADSEFVAANENVKLLRRGKAVAPSAPKTSTSLKRKSNVAIEVADESINEEPLPKRRGRVASSSEIVAEFSTKEKTSEAEPKKAKPTLKKTYNRVARGQKMTAQEPDPAPTKAQASVSGLVEDCDERSVCPVETMETVKSVALQCTAKAVKSKQGDQETETVIPQGRRPHQDEESVSVEAIGVFSSGADEKTQEPTEETVFVSDNGNTVEATTTSSTAEQEELIKSPPANKICGRQRRAAQTSKKEMAKAPAVLSLIEEENLSEEVFDQPAVDTSPHLPVTEEHTETMVKSVRGNRNTKQSKMTVVVEVHRVADPEPSVAVVSSREHNAVTKAKSEVTENVASSEKPVKPVKHTRRTAKAPGSKKENTIAQADSEFVAANENVKLLRRGKAVAPSAPKTSTSLKRKSNVAIEVADESINEEPLPKRRGRVASSSEIVAEFSTKEKTSEAEPKKAKPTLKKIYNRVSRGQKMTAQEPDPAPSKAQASVSGINTRKVRSVKK, encoded by the exons ACAACCGACCTTCAAGATGAACTTGTCAGGTCAAAACAAAGAGTTATTATTAAAACACTTCAAAAACTGACCTGCAGCAATGCAAATCCCCCACTTGTGACCAAGCCTGAAGAGCTTGGGAAAGCGGTGGACACAAGTGGGGGGGGGGAGCCTAATCCATCAGAGGATGGTGTTGAAGACAGAGATGCTGGCAAGAAGCTGACTAAAATTCTTGCAGAAAACAAAGACTTGAAACTACAAATATCTGTCTTACGACAGAGAATTAAAGTACTTGAAAGTCGGTTGACTGTTCAAGTTGTCAGaaaaaaatttgacaaaaaaaaacccAACCAGTCCTCTGAGACCCAATTTG ATACAATTTTAATGACCTATGAGAAGTTCCTCAGGGGACCATTTCCCACCCCTAAACGGAGCCAGAATGCGAGGCAGAGGGTGGAGACTGTGCGCCAGTTTTTAAATTATGCTTTTAAAATGAGTCCCACTTGTAAATGGGACTCCATTTTAAATGAGGAGGTTTTCTTTGG ttttgtcaaAATGCTCAAAGAGCACAAATATCGTGCCACCACAATGGTCCACAAGTTTGTGGACCtttcaaacttttttaaatgGGTTAAGGAAGCAAGTCCAGACGGGGTACGTGTCTCAAAGAAAGCCCTTAAACGGGCGCTTCTCattataaaaatgtgcaataaggAGGAGACCAAAAACATGCAGGCATGGCAGCAGGAGGTCCACTTAATGAAATCTG aaaACCTTTTGGATCCTGCTGCCCATGCGGAGTTTATAAGGGCCGCTTCAGAGGTTCTTCCAAATATATTGG AAAAACTTCAGCATGGGGAGAGCCATCTGGACCTCTTCTTTGGACTCCTCGGTGGGGTCATGATTGCCACCTCTGGCCACAGGCCAGGGGTAATCATGAACCTCACCGTGGAGGAATTTCAGGCCTCCAAAGAAGGCAGGGATGGCCATGCCATTTTT atcaaaaagcacaaaacaagtGCGACATTCGGCCATGCAATACTCCCCATCACAAAGGGGGAGTTTAATTGCATGGCCGAATTTTTAAAACTGCGTAAAAGCTTTGAGGGGAGCCAGTCACCCCACTTCTTTTTTAATTCAAAGGGTGGGGTGTACAAGGGCCTCCTCAAAGCTTTTATGGCTGCATGGGAATTTTTGGGCCTCCCAAAACCAGCCCCAACATTTATGGCCTTGAGGACCTCTATGTCCACTCAA GTGCAGAAGCATCTTAGTCACAAAGAGGTCCAAAATGCCACGGCACTCATGTGCCACAAGCCACAAACGGCCATGAAATTTTATAAGGCGTACTGTTCTGTGGAAGAAGCTTTGGAGCTTCGAAAAACCATGAGTAATTCAATTCAACTCTCCAGGAAACAG atgGTAGAGTCTGGTTCTTCACTGATGTCAAATAAAG GTTTGGTTGAGGACTGTGACGAAAGAAGTGTCTGTCCAGTTGAAACCATGGAGACTGTAAAATCTGTGGCCCTCCAGTGTACAGCTAAAGCAGTTAAATCTAAACAGGGTGATCAAGAGACTGAGACTGTAATTCCCCAGGGAAGACGCCCTCACCAGGATGAAGAGTCAGTTTCAGTTGAAGCTATTGGAGTATTTTCTTCTGGGGCAGATGAGAAAACCCAGGAGCCGACTGAAGAAACCGTATTCGTGTCTGATAATGGCAACACAGTTGAAGCTACCACAACTTCATCCACTGCTGAGCAAGAGGAGCTAATTAAGTCTCCACCTGCCAACAAAATTTGTGGCAGACAAAGAAGAGCAGCACAGACATCAAAAAAGGAAATGGCCAAAGCACCTGCTGTGTTGTCATTAATTGAAGAGGAAAATCTGAGTGAAGAGGTTTTTGACCAACCCGCTGTAGATACTAGCCCACATTTACCTGTAACTGAAGAACACACAGAAACAATGGTAAAATCTGTGAGGGGAAATAGGaacacaaaacagtcaaaaatgaCCGTTGTAGTTGAGGTCCATCGTGTTGCAGACCCTGAACCATCAGTCGCTGTCGTGTCTAGCCGTGAACATAATGCAGTTACCAAGGCAAAGTCTGAGGTTACAGAGAATGTGGCTTCATCAGAAAAGCCTGTTAAGCCTGTTAAACATACCAGGAGAACAGCAAAAGCTCCTGgatcaaagaaagaaaatacCATAGCACAAGCAGATTCTGAATTTGTTGCAGCTAATGAAAATGTCAAGCTTTTGAGAAGAGGAAAGGCAGTGGCTCCCTCTGCCCCCAAGACGTCAACTTCCCTTAAAAGGAAAAGTAATGTGGCGATTGAGGTAGCAGATGAGTCCATAAATGAGGAACCTTTACCAAAGAGAAGAGGCAGAGTAGCCAGCAGCTCTGAAATTGTAGCAGAGTTTTCCACCAAAGAGAAAACATCTGAAGCGGAACCAAAAAAGGCTAAGCCTACTCTTAAGAAAACTTACAATAGAGTTGCAAGAGGACAAAAAATGACAGCCCAAGAACCAGATCCAGCACCTACTAAGGCTCAAGCATCTGTTTCAG GTTTGGTTGAGGACTGTGACGAAAGAAGTGTCTGTCCAGTTGAAACCATGGAGACTGTAAAATCTGTGGCCCTCCAGTGTACAGCTAAAGCAGTTAAATCTAAACAGGGTGATCAAGAGACTGAGACTGTAATTCCCCAGGGAAGACGCCCTCACCAGGATGAAGAGTCAGTTTCAGTTGAAGCTATTGGAGTATTTTCTTCTGGGGCAGATGAGAAAACCCAGGAGCCGACTGAAGAAACTGTATTCGTGTCTGATAATGGCAACACAGTTGAAGCTACCACAACTTCATCCACTGCTGAGCAAGAGGAGCTAATTAAGTCTCCACCTGCCAACAAAATTTGTGGCAGACAAAGAAGAGCAGCACAGACATCAAAAAAGGAAATGGCCAAAGCACCTGCTGTGTTGTCATTAATTGAAGAGGAAAATCTGAGTGAAGAGGTTTTTGACCAACCCGCTGTAGATACTAGCCCACATTTACCTGTAACTGAAGAACACACAGAAACAATGGTAAAATCTGTGAGGGGAAATAGGaacacaaaacagtcaaaaatgaCCGTTGTAGTTGAGGTCCATCGTGTTGCAGACCCTGAACCATCAGTCGCTGTCGTGTCTAGCCGTGAACATAATGCAGTTACCAAGGCAAAGTCTGAGGTTACAGAGAATGTGGCTTCATCAGAAAAGCCTGTTAAGCCTGTTAAACATACCAGGAGAACAGCAAAAGCTCCTGgatcaaagaaagaaaatacCATAGCACAAGCAGATTCTGAATTTGTTGCAGCTAATGAAAATGTCAAGCTTTTGAGAAGAGGAAAGGCAGTGGCTCCCTCTGCCCCCAAGACGTCAACTTCCCTTAAAAGGAAAAGTAATGTGGCGATTGAGGTAGCAGATGAGTCCATAAATGAGGAACCTTTACCAAAGAGAAGAGGCAGAGTAGCCAGCAGCTCTGAAATTGTAGCAGAGTTTTCCACCAAAGAGAAAACATCTGAAGCGGAACCAAAAAAGGCTAAGCCTACTCTCAAGAAAATTTATAATAGAGTTTCAAGAGGACAGAAAATGACAGCCCAAGAACCAGATCCAGCACCTAGTAAGGCTCAAGCATCTGTTTCAG GAATCAACACTCGAAAAGTAAGGAGTGTGAAAAAGTAG